The following proteins are encoded in a genomic region of Jaculus jaculus isolate mJacJac1 chromosome 21, mJacJac1.mat.Y.cur, whole genome shotgun sequence:
- the Btf3l4 gene encoding transcription factor BTF3 homolog 4, with the protein MNQEKLAKLQAQVRIGGKGTARRKKKVVHRTATADDKKLQSSLKKLAVNNIAGIEEVNMIKDDGTVIHFNNPKVQASLSANTFAITGHAEAKPITEMLPGILSQLGADSLTSLRKLAEQFPRQVLDSKAPKPEDIDEEEDDVPDLVENFDEASKNEAN; encoded by the exons atgaaccaAGAAAAGTTAGCCAAACTTCAGGCTCAGGTCCGGATAGGGGGCAAG GGTACAGCTCGCAGAAAGAAGAAGGTGGTACACAGAACAGCGACAGCTGACGACAAAAAACTCCAGAGTTCTCTGAAAAAACTGGCTGTAAATAACATAGCTGGTATTGAAGAG GTGAACATGATCAAAGACGATGGAACAGTTATTCATTTCAACAACCCCAAAGTCCAAGCTTCCCTGTCCGCCAACACCTTTGCGATCACTGGTCACGCAGAAGCCAAACCAATTACAGAAATGCTTCCTGGAATATTAAGTCAGCTTGGGGCTGACAGCTTAACAAGCCTTAGAAAGTTAGCTGAACAGTTCCCACGGCAAG TGCTGGACAGCAAAGCTCCAAAGCCAGAAGACATTGATGAGGAGGAGGACGACGTTCCAG ACCTTGTAGAAAACTTCGATGAAGCCTCGAAGAACGAGGCTAACTGA